AATATCACTCCTGCTTCTGAGGTGATGGCAGTGCTCTGCCTTACGAGAGATTTTAATGATCTGCAGCGTCGCTTGAGCAATATGGTTGCGGCATTTACTTACAGTGGAGAACCTGTCACCCCTGTGCATGTGGAGGCGGTCGGGGCGATGCAGGTTCTTTTGCGTGATGCGGTTGATCCCAATCTTGTGCAGACAGCTGAAGGTACACCGGCTTTTGTGCACCTCGGGCCTTTTGCCAATATTGCTCAGGGTACAAATTCTGCAATAGCTACTCGTATGGCACTTAAACTGGCAGATTATGTTGTTACTGAGGCGGGCTTTGGGACAGAACTGGGTGCAGAAAAATTTTTCCACATAAAATGCAGGGCCGCAGGTTTAAATCCATCGGCCGCTGTGATAGTGGCTACATTAAAGGCTGTGAAATATCACGGTGGATTCACATTGGAGGGCGGTCTGGGCAATCTGGCCAAGCACATAGAAAATATCCGTCACTTTGGTCTTCAGCCAGTTGTGGCCATAAACCGTTTTGATGATGACAGCCTGGATGAACTCCGGAAAATAATAAGCTTTTGTAAAGAAAGCGGTACCGAGGCCTGCATCACTACACATTACAACGATGGAGGCAGGGGTGCTGTGGATCTGGCTGAGGCAGTACTGAGAAGTATAGGGGTGAACCAGGGGAAGAAGTTAAATTTCCTCTACAATCCTGAGCAGCCGCTTGAGGAAAAGCTGCAGGCAGTGGCTTGCAGGCTCTATGGAGCTGATGGAGTGGAGCTTGACAGAAATGCTGTCTCAGATCTGGAATTATTAAAGAAAACAGGAATGGACAAGCTTCCTGTATGCATAGCCAAAACCCCGCTTTCATTGTCCGATAACTCGAAACTGAGGGGAAGGCCGGGTAATTTCAGAATAACAGTTAATGAGCTTCGGGTCTCTGCAGGTGCCGGATTTATAGTTGCTGTCTGTGGAAATATAGTAACCATGCCCGGTTTGCCCAGATTCCCTGCTGCATTGAAGATAAGAGTTCTTGGGGATGGGACTGCGGTTGGGCTGAGCTGATACTATTTGTGCTTTACATTAACATTTACCCTTATCCATTGCTGATCCTCATTAAGCAGTTGTGTTCCGGGAGGAGTGTTTACTTTCAGACGAAGCACTGTGTTCTGTTTTATCTGAGAGAGATCCAGTACTTCGGTGGGGATCTCGGAATACTGGTTTTTCCGTGAAGACCGGATCGTCATTCGTAAAGACTGGGGAGCGACTTTGATCTCTGTGACTTCAAGATTACCAGGGACTTTGCCTTTTGTCTTTACTGTAACCGGAAGTTCGACCTGCTCAATCTGGTATGCGTGAAATGTAAACATTCCGGGCGAAATGTCTGTTACACTCAAACCTTTGGGCAGATTCAGGTTTTTATCGGTTATAGGAATGGAATGAGATCCCTCTTTGAGCGTTTTAACATCCAGAGAGACAACTAATGTGGTGTGATCAAAATTGAAGGCACGCTCCTGTCCTGTAAGGGATACTTTCACCTGTTCCGGACTGGGGTTTTCAATGACCCATCCTGATGGTGCATTTCTGTACTCAACCGGCACAGTATAGGTGCGGTTGACTGTCTCTACTCTGTTGGCGAATGCCAGCCACAGCACTATCGACAGGAAAAGAGAAACCAGTTTGAGTCTGGCATTTGATGTGAGTTTAAATGATCGTTTTTTGGTTGTTGGTGAGGGGAGAATATGGTTGTAAAAATCATCGATCCGGATTCTTAACTTGTCTTTGTCAACTATTTCCAGGTGCCCCGATTCTGCTATGCTTATTGTTCCGCGCTCTTCTGATACTACCAGGACCATTGCATCGGAGCGTTCTGAGAGGCCTAAAGCGGCAGTATGGCGGGTACCGACATTACCAACCTCTGAAAGATTGTGAGAAAGGGGAAGTCTGACAGCGAATTTGTCGATCCTGTCTCCTTCAAGAATCACAGCTCCATCGTGCATTGGTGTTTCAGGGTGGAAAATACTGTAAAGGAGTGGCACACTGATTCTGCCGTCAACAGAGATACCACCACTTAGATGCCGGTCCAGAAGTTCCCGGCCGCGGATCACTATCAGAGCACCGATGCGGTCTCTGGCAAGACTGCACACAGCGCTTACAATCGATTCCACGGTTCTGTTTGAGGCCAGGAGCTGGCGTTTTGAACGGTAAGAACCCATCGATGCCAGGTGCTCAACTGCCATACGGATATCATCCTGGAAGATGATGGCCAGGACAACCAGTGCAGCAGTAAATCCAGCCTGGAAAATATGAGAGGTTATGTACATGTTAAGCAGACGGGCGGAAAGATAAAGGATAAAGACCGCACTGATAGAGATCACTATGGCTCTTGAAGCCTTGCGTCTTAACCATGTAAAGACAAAGTAGAGAAACAGTGAAAGTACCAGAATATCAAGAAAATCTGCGAAACGGAAGTTTGAGACAGCCTGTTTAAGGAAGTTAATCACATTGCTACCTGCTTTTCAGTGAGATTTAAAAATACTGCAGTTCTCATCTGCGTACAATAAATGGATTTCATTATTTTTTCTCTGGTTAGAAGCAAAATGGGAGTTTGAATGATTTGCAAGGTTAAGATAAAACACCCTTTGACAGATGTAGTGCTGTTCGGGGTGGTCAGGAGCGGAGAGACTGCAGTAAGCAGAATAGAGCTGGCGGGCCAGGATTATGACGGCAAGGTTTCCAGCGGCACGGATAAGAAGCTGATG
The DNA window shown above is from Fibrobacter sp. and carries:
- a CDS encoding formate--tetrahydrofolate ligase: MMEQSKRNSPPGRKIKEVAIELGLDPEEILPYGHYIAKIPIKELISRENKPDGHLILVSAMTPTPQGEGKTTTTIGLGDALRVLGKKSAICLREPSLGPYFGIKGGGTGAGKAQVVPSEAINLHFVGDMYAVEKANNLLAAMIDNHLQHGNELQIDPRRIVLKRVIDFNERSLREIVIGLGGVRNGIPRKDGFNITPASEVMAVLCLTRDFNDLQRRLSNMVAAFTYSGEPVTPVHVEAVGAMQVLLRDAVDPNLVQTAEGTPAFVHLGPFANIAQGTNSAIATRMALKLADYVVTEAGFGTELGAEKFFHIKCRAAGLNPSAAVIVATLKAVKYHGGFTLEGGLGNLAKHIENIRHFGLQPVVAINRFDDDSLDELRKIISFCKESGTEACITTHYNDGGRGAVDLAEAVLRSIGVNQGKKLNFLYNPEQPLEEKLQAVACRLYGADGVELDRNAVSDLELLKKTGMDKLPVCIAKTPLSLSDNSKLRGRPGNFRITVNELRVSAGAGFIVAVCGNIVTMPGLPRFPAALKIRVLGDGTAVGLS